In Dromiciops gliroides isolate mDroGli1 chromosome 4, mDroGli1.pri, whole genome shotgun sequence, one DNA window encodes the following:
- the LOC122754917 gene encoding LOW QUALITY PROTEIN: zinc finger and SCAN domain-containing protein 31-like (The sequence of the model RefSeq protein was modified relative to this genomic sequence to represent the inferred CDS: deleted 2 bases in 2 codons; substituted 1 base at 1 genomic stop codon) yields MLLSIRTAQLREAVAFAFPTSEEQEKPLTVNVEKEEDLTFKQESQLRNFADQEIYCQRFKQFCYYQETPGPREALNXLRELCHRWLRPEMHTKEQILELLVPEQFLAILPEELQSWVKEYHPLSEEEVVTMLEDLERELDEPGQKVRMEKYESEKLILKQEISLVEPHWLLLRIVIVDAPQKPESEQTCDTENKIKGYQENLAMEKREKSPSQERVSKEIREIIHKKLPIGGEKDHKCDECGKFFSKSSNLIRHQRIHTGEKPYKCKECGKAFSGSTSLCLHQRIHTGEKPYKCDECGKAFSVSSNLILHYRIHTLDRPYECDECGKAFNWSSDLIKHQRIHTGVKPYECNNCGKAFNQSSDLIKHQRIHTGEKPYNCSECGKAFNQSSLLIKHQRIHTGEKPYQCNECGKSFSQNAGLISHMRLHTGEKPYECSECGKAFSESSHLIKHHRTHTGEKLYQCTKCGKRFSQNEGLISHQRIHTGEKPYKCDDCEKTFHNSSNLSRHKKIHIRESETL; encoded by the exons ATGCTGTTGTCGATTAGAACGGCTCAGCTGAGAGAGGCTGTAGCCTTCGCTTTCCCAACTTCTGAGGAGCAGGAAAAGCCTTTGACAGTAAAcgtggagaaggaagaagaccTTACCTTTAAGCAAGAATCTCAGTTGCGAAACTTCGCTGACCAAGAAATCTATTGCCAACGTTTCAAGCAGTTCTGCTAC TACCAGGAAACCCCTGGACCTCGGGAAGCTCTGAACTAGCTCAGGGAACTTTGCCATCGGTGGTTGAGGCCAGAGATG CACACAAAGGAGCAAATCCTGGAGCTGCTGGTGCCGGAGCAGTTCCTAGCCATCCTGCCTGAGGAGCTCCAGTCTTGGGTAAAAGAATACCATCCTTTGAGTGAAGAAGAGGTGGTGACCATGTTGGAAGATTTGGAGAGAGAACTTGATGAACCAGGACAGAAGGTGAGAATGGAAAAGT atgaaagtgagaaGTTGATTCTAAAGCAGGAAATTTCTTTAGTAGAACCTCACTGGTTACTTTTAAGAATAGTCATAGTGGATGCTCCCCAGAAGCCTGAATCTGAACAAACTTGTGACACTGAGAACAAGATAAAGGGGTATCAAGAAAACCTCGcaatggagaaaagggagaaatccCCTTCCCAGGAGAGAGTTTCCAAGGAAATCAGAGAGATCATTCATAAAAAACTTCCCATAGGAGGAGAGAAAGACcataaatgtgatgaatgtggaaaaTTCTTTTCTAAGAGCTCAAATCTTATTCGACATcaaagaatccacactggagaaaaaccctataaatgtaaagaatgtgggaaGGCTTTTAGTGGAAGTACCAGCCTTTGtctacatcagagaatccatactggggagaaaccttataaatgtgatgaatgtgggaaagcctttagtgTGAGTTCCAATTTGATTCTTCATTACAGAATCCACACATTAGATAGACCTTATGAATGTGATGAGTGTGGTAAAGCTTTCAATTGGAGTTCAGACCTTATTAAACATCAAAGAATCCACACTGGGGtaaaaccctatgaatgtaataATTGTGGGAAAGCTTTCAATCAGAGCTCTGACCTTATTAAACATCAAAGAATCCACACTGGGGAGAAGCCCTACAACTGTAGtgagtgtgggaaagccttcaatCAAAGCTCACTCCTTattaaacatcagagaattcacactggggaGAAGCCATatcaatgtaatgaatgtgggaaaagctTTAGTCAAAATGCAGGTCTTATATCACATATGAGACTGCATacaggagaaaaaccttatgaatgtagtgaGTGTGGAAAAGCTTTCAGTGAGAGTTCACACCTCATTAAACATCATAGAACTCACACAGGGGAGAAACTTTATCAATGTACCAAATGTGGAAAAAGGTTTAGTCAAAATGAAGGTCTTATttcacatcagagaatccacactggggagaaaccATACAAATGTGATGACTGTGAAAAAACCTTCCATAATAGTTCAAACCTTTCTAGACATAAGAAAATTCACATTAGAGAGAGTGAAACCTTATAA